From a single Streptomyces sp. 1331.2 genomic region:
- a CDS encoding acyl-CoA dehydrogenase family protein, with protein sequence MGRLAQTDGLTEIQRDILATVRDFVDKEIIPVATELEHKDEYPTAIVEGMKQLGLFGLTIPEEYGGLGESLLTYALVVEEIARGWMSVSGIVNTHFIVAHMINAHGTQEQKDYFLPKMAAGEIRGAFSMSEPGLGSDVSAISTKGVKDGEFYVLNGQKMWLTNGGTSTLVAVLCKTDEGGNTPYKNMTTFLIEKEAGFGPNPKVPGLTVPGKIEKMGYKGVDTTELVLQDVRIPADRILGGVPGRGFYQMMDGVEVGRVNVAARGCGVARRAFELGISYAQQRSTFGKKIAEHQAIQFKLAEMATKVEAAHQMMVMAARKKDSGERNDLEAGMAKYLASEYCKEVVEDAFRIHGGYGFSKEYEIERLYREAPMLLIGEGTAEIQKMIVGRRLLEEYRIAE encoded by the coding sequence ATGGGACGCCTCGCACAGACCGACGGCCTCACCGAGATCCAGCGGGACATCCTCGCCACCGTGCGGGATTTCGTCGACAAGGAGATCATCCCGGTCGCCACCGAGCTGGAGCACAAGGACGAGTACCCGACCGCCATCGTCGAGGGCATGAAGCAGCTCGGCCTCTTCGGGCTCACCATCCCCGAGGAGTACGGCGGCCTCGGCGAGTCCCTGCTCACCTACGCCCTGGTGGTCGAGGAGATCGCCCGCGGCTGGATGTCGGTCTCCGGCATCGTCAACACCCACTTCATCGTGGCGCACATGATCAACGCCCACGGCACCCAGGAGCAGAAGGACTACTTCCTGCCGAAGATGGCGGCCGGCGAGATCCGCGGCGCCTTCTCGATGTCCGAGCCCGGCCTCGGCTCGGACGTTTCGGCCATCTCCACCAAGGGCGTCAAGGACGGAGAGTTCTACGTCCTCAACGGCCAGAAGATGTGGCTCACCAACGGCGGCACCTCCACCCTGGTCGCGGTCCTCTGCAAGACCGACGAGGGCGGCAACACCCCGTACAAGAACATGACCACCTTCCTGATCGAGAAGGAGGCCGGTTTCGGCCCGAACCCCAAGGTTCCCGGCCTGACCGTGCCCGGCAAGATCGAGAAGATGGGCTACAAGGGCGTCGACACCACCGAGCTGGTGCTGCAGGACGTCCGGATCCCGGCCGACCGCATCCTCGGCGGCGTCCCGGGCCGCGGCTTCTACCAGATGATGGACGGCGTCGAGGTCGGCCGCGTCAACGTCGCCGCCCGCGGCTGCGGCGTCGCCCGCCGCGCCTTCGAGCTGGGCATCTCCTACGCCCAGCAGCGCTCCACCTTCGGCAAGAAGATCGCCGAGCACCAGGCCATCCAGTTCAAGCTCGCCGAGATGGCCACCAAGGTCGAGGCCGCCCACCAGATGATGGTCATGGCCGCCCGCAAGAAGGACAGCGGCGAGCGCAACGACCTCGAAGCCGGCATGGCCAAGTACCTCGCCTCCGAGTACTGCAAGGAGGTCGTCGAGGACGCCTTCCGCATCCACGGCGGCTACGGCTTCTCCAAGGAGTACGAGATCGAGCGCCTCTACCGCGAGGCCCCGATGCTGCTCATCGGTGAAGGTACTGCGGAGATCCAGAAGATGATCGTCGGACGCCGGCTCCTGGAGGAGTACCGGATCGCCGAGTGA
- a CDS encoding protein meaA — protein MTEPQKRDRPWLMRTYAGHSTASDSNALYRRNLAKGQTGLSVAFDLPTQTGYDSDHVLARGEVGRVGVPVGHVGDMRALFDGIPLEQTNTSMTINATAMWLLALYQVVAEEQGADIAKLTGTTQNDIVKEYLSRGTHVFPPGPSVRLITDMIAYTVGNIPKWNPINICSYHLQEAGATPVQEIAYAMCTAISVLDAVRDSGQVPAERMGEVVARISFFVNAGVRFVEEMCKMRAFARLWEKVTLERYGVADPKQRRFRYGVQVNSLGLTEAQPENNVQRIVLEMLAVTLSKDARARAVQLPAWNEALGLPRPWDQQWSLRIQQVLAYESDLLEYGDIFNGSEVIEAKTAALLAGAEAEIAKVLEMGGVIPAVESGYLKSNLVSSHAARRARIESGEDKIVGVNCFDTTEPSPLTADLDTAIMVVDPASEQSVLAALEAWRGRRDEAAAQEALAGLKAVAATEANLMPATLACARAGVTTGEWSFALREVFGEYRAPTGVGGAPVAVAAEPGGELEQVRAAVAATAAELGAGKLRLLVGKPGLDGHSNGAEQIAVRARDAGFEVVYQGIRLTPEQIVSAAVAEDVHCVGLSILSGAHCELVPDVLKRLDRAGVQDVPVIVGGIIPAADGEALKAAGVAAVFTPKDFGITTIIGRIVDEIRLANKLQPWTPAPTAATN, from the coding sequence ATGACCGAGCCTCAGAAGCGCGACCGCCCCTGGCTGATGCGCACCTACGCCGGGCACTCCACCGCGAGCGACTCCAACGCGCTCTACCGGCGGAACCTGGCGAAGGGCCAGACCGGCCTGTCCGTCGCCTTCGACCTGCCGACCCAGACCGGCTACGACTCCGACCACGTCCTCGCCCGCGGCGAGGTGGGCCGGGTCGGCGTCCCGGTCGGCCACGTCGGCGACATGCGCGCCCTGTTCGACGGCATCCCGCTCGAACAGACCAACACCTCCATGACGATCAACGCCACCGCGATGTGGCTGCTGGCGCTCTACCAGGTGGTCGCCGAGGAGCAGGGCGCCGACATCGCCAAGCTCACCGGCACCACCCAGAACGACATCGTCAAGGAGTACCTGTCGCGCGGGACGCACGTCTTCCCGCCCGGCCCGTCGGTGCGGCTGATCACCGACATGATCGCCTACACGGTCGGCAACATCCCCAAGTGGAACCCGATCAACATCTGCAGCTACCACCTGCAGGAGGCCGGGGCCACCCCCGTCCAGGAGATCGCGTACGCGATGTGCACCGCCATCTCGGTGCTCGACGCCGTCCGCGACTCCGGGCAGGTGCCGGCCGAGCGGATGGGCGAGGTCGTCGCCCGGATCTCCTTCTTCGTGAACGCCGGCGTGCGCTTCGTCGAGGAGATGTGCAAGATGCGCGCCTTCGCCCGGCTCTGGGAGAAGGTCACCCTGGAGCGTTACGGCGTCGCCGACCCCAAGCAGCGCCGCTTCCGCTACGGCGTCCAGGTCAACTCCCTCGGCCTGACCGAGGCGCAGCCGGAGAACAACGTCCAGCGGATCGTCCTGGAGATGCTGGCCGTCACCCTCTCCAAGGACGCCCGCGCCCGGGCCGTCCAGCTGCCCGCCTGGAACGAGGCGCTCGGCCTGCCGCGGCCGTGGGACCAGCAGTGGTCGCTGCGGATCCAGCAGGTGCTGGCGTACGAGTCGGACCTGCTGGAGTACGGCGACATCTTCAACGGCTCCGAGGTGATCGAGGCCAAGACCGCCGCGCTGCTGGCCGGCGCGGAGGCGGAGATCGCCAAGGTGCTGGAGATGGGCGGGGTCATCCCGGCCGTCGAGTCCGGCTACCTGAAGTCCAACCTGGTCTCCTCGCACGCCGCCCGCCGGGCCCGGATCGAGTCCGGCGAGGACAAGATCGTCGGGGTCAACTGCTTCGACACCACCGAGCCCAGCCCGCTCACCGCCGACCTCGACACCGCGATCATGGTCGTCGACCCGGCCTCCGAGCAGTCCGTGCTCGCCGCCCTGGAGGCCTGGCGCGGCCGGCGCGACGAGGCCGCCGCCCAGGAGGCGCTGGCCGGGCTCAAGGCCGTCGCCGCCACCGAGGCCAACCTGATGCCGGCCACCCTCGCCTGCGCCCGGGCCGGTGTCACCACCGGCGAGTGGTCCTTCGCCCTGCGCGAGGTCTTCGGCGAGTACCGCGCCCCCACCGGCGTCGGCGGCGCGCCCGTCGCCGTCGCCGCGGAGCCCGGCGGCGAGCTGGAGCAGGTCCGCGCCGCGGTCGCCGCGACCGCCGCGGAGCTGGGCGCCGGCAAGCTGCGCCTGCTGGTCGGCAAGCCCGGCCTGGACGGGCACTCCAACGGCGCCGAGCAGATCGCCGTACGGGCCCGGGACGCCGGGTTCGAGGTGGTCTACCAGGGCATCCGGCTGACCCCGGAGCAGATCGTCTCCGCCGCCGTCGCGGAGGACGTGCACTGCGTGGGCCTGTCGATCCTCTCCGGCGCGCACTGCGAGCTGGTGCCCGACGTCCTCAAGCGGCTGGACCGCGCCGGGGTGCAGGATGTCCCGGTGATCGTGGGTGGCATCATCCCGGCAGCGGACGGCGAGGCCCTCAAGGCCGCCGGCGTCGCCGCCGTGTTCACCCCGAAGGACTTCGGCATCACCACCATCATCGGCCGGATCGTGGACGAGATCCGGCTGGCCAACAAGCTCCAGCCGTGGACGCCCGCACCGACCGCGGCCACGAACTGA
- a CDS encoding MaoC family dehydratase, with protein MQFGRTYEEFEVGAVYKHWPGKTVTEYDDHLFCLLTMNHHPLHMDTNYAEKTTDFGKNVVVGNYIYSLLLGMSVPDVSGKAIANLEIESLRHVAPTFHGDTIYGETTVLDKWPSKSKDDRGIVYVETKGYKQDGTVVCIFRRKVMVPTETYIKERGGEQPGRPTPLS; from the coding sequence ATGCAGTTCGGACGCACCTACGAGGAGTTCGAGGTCGGCGCGGTCTACAAGCACTGGCCCGGGAAGACCGTCACCGAGTACGACGACCACCTGTTCTGTCTGCTCACCATGAACCACCACCCGCTCCACATGGACACCAACTATGCGGAGAAGACGACGGACTTCGGCAAGAACGTCGTGGTGGGCAACTACATCTACTCGCTGCTGCTCGGCATGTCCGTCCCGGACGTCTCCGGCAAGGCGATCGCCAACCTGGAGATCGAGTCGCTGCGCCACGTCGCGCCGACCTTCCACGGCGACACGATCTACGGCGAGACCACCGTCCTCGACAAGTGGCCGTCCAAGTCCAAGGACGACCGCGGCATCGTCTACGTCGAGACCAAGGGGTACAAGCAGGACGGCACGGTCGTCTGCATCTTCCGCCGCAAGGTGATGGTGCCGACCGAGACGTACATCAAGGAGCGCGGCGGCGAGCAGCCCGGCCGCCCCACCCCGCTCTCCTGA
- a CDS encoding 3-hydroxyacyl-CoA dehydrogenase family protein, which translates to MERPFPTVAVVGLGTMGAGVAVAVAKSGRRVIGIEATEDSAARALARIEEATAHAVDRERITAEERTALLALISVGHELTAAAEADLVIEEVPEQLELKREVFAELDRICPEATVLATGTTALSVTRIAAATARPERVLGLHFFNPVHTMKLVEVVRTVLTSPQTAEDAAAFARDLGKEPVAAGDRAGFVVNGLLFAYLNQAAAMYESKYASREDIDAAMRLGCGLPMGPLALLDLIGIDTARTVLEAMYEQSRDRLHAPAPILGQLVAAGLLGRKTGRGFYAYEAPGSSKAVDAATGPALPKVPGREVRTVGVCGSGTMATGIAEVFAKAGHPVLLAARSQEKADRAKAQLARSLERSVTRGRMSAEQRDAALALVTPVGQYAELAEVDLVVEAVAEDLAVKRELFATLDKIVRPGAVLATTTSSLPVISCATATSRPQDVIGMHFFNPAPAMKLVEVVSTVLTAPEVTATVLELTAKVRKHPVECGDRAGFIVNALLFPYLNDAVRMLQEHYATVDDIDTAMKLGCGYPMGPFELLDVVGLDVSLTIEQVLHQEFREPGLAAAPLLEHLVAAGCLGRKTGRGFRDHARR; encoded by the coding sequence ATGGAGCGTCCCTTCCCCACGGTCGCCGTCGTCGGCCTCGGCACGATGGGTGCCGGTGTCGCCGTGGCGGTCGCCAAGAGCGGTCGCCGGGTGATCGGCATCGAGGCCACCGAGGACTCGGCCGCCCGGGCGCTGGCCCGGATCGAGGAAGCCACCGCGCACGCGGTCGACCGGGAGCGGATCACCGCCGAGGAGCGCACCGCGCTGCTCGCGCTGATCTCGGTCGGGCACGAGCTGACGGCCGCCGCCGAGGCGGACCTGGTGATCGAGGAGGTGCCCGAGCAGCTGGAGCTGAAGCGGGAGGTCTTCGCCGAGCTGGACCGGATCTGCCCGGAGGCCACCGTGCTGGCCACCGGCACCACCGCGCTCTCGGTGACCCGGATCGCCGCCGCGACCGCCCGTCCGGAGCGCGTGCTCGGCCTGCACTTCTTCAACCCGGTGCACACCATGAAGCTGGTCGAGGTGGTCCGCACCGTGCTGACCTCCCCGCAGACCGCCGAGGACGCCGCCGCCTTCGCCCGGGACCTCGGCAAGGAGCCGGTGGCAGCCGGCGACCGCGCCGGCTTCGTGGTGAACGGCCTGCTGTTCGCCTACCTGAACCAGGCCGCGGCGATGTACGAGTCCAAGTACGCCTCGCGGGAGGACATCGATGCCGCGATGCGGCTCGGCTGCGGCCTGCCGATGGGCCCGCTGGCGCTGCTCGACCTGATCGGCATCGACACCGCCCGCACCGTCCTGGAGGCGATGTACGAGCAGTCCCGGGACCGTCTGCACGCCCCCGCCCCGATCCTCGGCCAGCTGGTCGCGGCCGGGCTGCTGGGCCGCAAGACCGGCCGCGGCTTCTACGCCTACGAGGCGCCGGGCTCCTCCAAGGCGGTGGACGCGGCCACCGGGCCGGCCCTGCCGAAGGTGCCGGGCCGCGAGGTCCGCACCGTCGGCGTCTGCGGCTCGGGCACGATGGCCACCGGCATCGCCGAGGTGTTCGCCAAGGCCGGGCACCCGGTGCTGCTGGCCGCCCGCAGCCAGGAGAAGGCCGACCGGGCCAAGGCGCAGCTGGCCAGGTCGCTGGAGCGCTCGGTCACCCGGGGCCGGATGTCCGCCGAGCAGCGGGACGCCGCGCTGGCGCTGGTCACCCCGGTCGGCCAGTACGCCGAGCTGGCCGAGGTCGACCTGGTGGTCGAGGCGGTGGCCGAGGACCTGGCGGTCAAGCGGGAACTGTTCGCCACCCTGGACAAGATCGTCAGGCCGGGCGCGGTGCTCGCCACCACCACGTCCTCGCTGCCGGTGATCAGCTGCGCGACCGCCACCTCGCGGCCGCAGGACGTGATCGGCATGCACTTCTTCAATCCGGCGCCGGCCATGAAGCTGGTCGAGGTGGTCTCCACCGTGCTGACCGCGCCGGAGGTCACCGCGACGGTGCTGGAGCTGACCGCCAAGGTCCGCAAGCACCCGGTGGAGTGCGGCGACCGGGCCGGCTTCATCGTCAACGCGCTGCTCTTCCCCTACCTGAACGACGCGGTGCGGATGCTGCAGGAGCACTACGCGACGGTGGACGACATCGACACCGCGATGAAGCTCGGCTGCGGCTACCCGATGGGCCCGTTCGAGCTGCTGGACGTGGTCGGCCTGGACGTCTCGCTGACCATCGAGCAGGTGCTGCACCAGGAGTTCCGCGAGCCCGGCCTGGCCGCCGCACCGCTGCTGGAGCACCTGGTCGCGGCGGGCTGCCTGGGCCGCAAGACCGGCCGCGGCTTCCGCGACCACGCGCGCCGGTGA
- a CDS encoding phosphatidylserine decarboxylase, translated as MPISPSPRTSVTDRDALAAPTAGRRPRVTIARGATPWFVPTLATAAVTTALTRRSGKWALAAVPACALSAGMLWFFRDPEREIGTGRVISPADGVVQSIDAWPDGRTRVAIFMSPLNVHVNRAPLPGTVTSVEHVAGGFVPAFNKDSDQNERVVWHFDTELGDIEMVQIAGAVARRIVPYVAAGTKVEQGERIGLIRFGSRVDTYLPAGVEVGVEVGQKTTAGVTRLDRD; from the coding sequence ATGCCCATCAGCCCGTCCCCTCGCACTTCCGTCACGGACCGCGATGCCCTCGCAGCCCCGACGGCCGGTCGGCGACCCCGCGTGACCATCGCGCGCGGAGCCACCCCCTGGTTCGTCCCCACCCTCGCCACGGCCGCCGTCACCACCGCCCTCACCCGGCGCAGCGGCAAGTGGGCTCTGGCGGCGGTACCCGCCTGTGCGCTCAGCGCGGGCATGCTGTGGTTCTTCCGCGACCCCGAGCGTGAGATCGGGACCGGCAGAGTGATCTCCCCCGCCGACGGCGTCGTACAGAGCATCGACGCCTGGCCGGACGGCCGCACCCGGGTCGCGATCTTCATGAGCCCGCTCAACGTCCACGTCAACCGCGCGCCCCTGCCGGGCACGGTGACGTCGGTCGAGCACGTCGCGGGCGGCTTCGTCCCCGCGTTCAACAAGGACAGCGACCAGAACGAGCGGGTCGTCTGGCACTTCGACACCGAGCTCGGCGACATCGAGATGGTCCAGATCGCGGGGGCCGTGGCCCGCCGCATCGTGCCGTACGTCGCCGCCGGTACCAAGGTCGAGCAGGGCGAGCGGATCGGTCTGATCCGGTTCGGGTCCCGGGTCGACACCTACCTGCCGGCCGGCGTCGAGGTCGGCGTCGAGGTCGGCCAGAAGACCACAGCCGGGGTGACGCGCCTTGACCGTGACTGA
- a CDS encoding TetR family transcriptional regulator — MRQDLATAAMELFASQGYEETTVDQIAAAAGVARRTFFRYFRSKEEAIFPDHDDTLVRVADLLASAEPEEHPLDVVCRGIKEVLRMYASTPGVSVARYQLIRQVPALREREIAVVARYERLFTRYLLGRFDTGESIPSGWQRGGEDDSMLAEVSAAAVVAAHNHVLRRWLRAGGRGDVEEQLDHSFEVIRRTFWGFSAPGARRRGSLVAPGASGAAGDVLAESALSASPGGEVLITVARTDAPLEVVVDSIRAALSGARG; from the coding sequence ATGCGCCAGGACCTGGCCACGGCCGCGATGGAGCTGTTCGCCTCGCAGGGCTACGAGGAGACCACGGTCGACCAGATCGCGGCCGCCGCCGGGGTGGCCCGGCGCACCTTCTTCCGGTACTTCCGGTCGAAGGAGGAGGCGATCTTCCCGGACCACGACGACACCCTCGTCCGGGTGGCGGACCTGCTGGCCAGCGCCGAGCCGGAGGAGCACCCGCTGGACGTGGTCTGCCGCGGCATCAAGGAGGTGCTGCGGATGTACGCCTCCACCCCGGGGGTGTCGGTCGCGCGGTACCAGCTGATCCGCCAGGTCCCGGCGCTGCGCGAGCGGGAGATCGCCGTGGTGGCCCGCTACGAGCGGCTGTTCACCCGCTACCTGCTGGGCCGGTTCGACACCGGGGAGTCCATCCCGTCTGGCTGGCAGCGCGGCGGCGAGGACGACTCGATGCTGGCCGAGGTCTCGGCGGCGGCGGTCGTCGCGGCGCACAACCACGTGCTGCGGCGCTGGCTGCGGGCCGGCGGCCGCGGGGACGTGGAGGAGCAGCTGGACCACTCCTTCGAGGTGATCCGGCGGACCTTCTGGGGCTTCAGTGCGCCCGGTGCCAGACGCCGGGGATCCCTGGTGGCACCCGGTGCCAGTGGGGCTGCTGGGGACGTCCTGGCCGAGAGCGCACTGAGTGCCAGTCCCGGAGGTGAGGTGCTCATCACAGTGGCCCGGACGGACGCCCCGCTGGAGGTCGTGGTGGACAGCATCCGGGCCGCGCTGAGCGGCGCCAGGGGCTGA
- a CDS encoding CDP-alcohol phosphatidyltransferase family protein: MTVTDPETIVGLDDEETALRRRRWARDRELRAPRSPQHLSTADFLTLGNAVCGFLAIYSITTGVLVPHITNPDAAPDRHSAATAVTLLLIGSMCDLFDGLVARKLRSSALGAELDNLADLISFGIAPAYFVAVWGMVSQGSNSKLSALIAITVLLAVVLRLARFSAVKMRPGVFQGMPCPMGAMTVIAIVLLDPPFLPGLLAIFGAAYLMVSRIEYPKPQGLLATATLCWIVVSIGCLAAWATGLPGGDALMHVGAFAQITLAAMAPLLVIRRKVGQKVGDVRARRAESRLG; the protein is encoded by the coding sequence TTGACCGTGACTGATCCTGAGACAATCGTCGGCCTGGACGACGAGGAGACGGCCCTGCGCCGCCGCCGCTGGGCGCGCGACCGCGAGCTGCGCGCCCCGCGCTCTCCCCAGCACCTGTCCACCGCCGACTTCCTGACCCTGGGGAACGCCGTCTGCGGCTTCCTGGCGATCTACTCGATCACCACCGGGGTCCTCGTCCCGCACATCACCAACCCGGACGCCGCTCCGGACCGGCACAGCGCGGCCACCGCGGTCACGCTGCTGCTGATCGGCTCGATGTGCGACCTCTTCGACGGGCTGGTGGCGCGCAAGCTGCGCTCCTCCGCCCTCGGAGCGGAACTGGACAACCTGGCCGACCTGATCAGCTTCGGCATCGCGCCGGCCTACTTCGTCGCGGTCTGGGGCATGGTCTCCCAGGGCTCCAACAGCAAGCTCTCGGCGCTCATCGCGATCACCGTGCTGCTCGCGGTGGTGCTGCGGCTGGCCCGCTTCTCGGCCGTCAAGATGCGGCCGGGGGTGTTCCAGGGCATGCCCTGCCCGATGGGCGCGATGACGGTCATCGCGATCGTGCTGCTCGACCCGCCGTTCCTGCCCGGTCTGCTCGCCATCTTCGGCGCCGCGTACCTGATGGTCAGCCGGATCGAGTACCCGAAGCCACAGGGGCTGCTGGCCACCGCCACGCTCTGCTGGATCGTCGTCTCCATCGGCTGCCTGGCCGCCTGGGCCACCGGCCTGCCGGGCGGCGACGCGCTGATGCACGTCGGCGCGTTCGCCCAGATCACGCTCGCCGCGATGGCGCCGCTGCTGGTCATCCGCCGCAAGGTGGGGCAGAAGGTCGGCGACGTCCGCGCCCGGCGCGCGGAGTCGCGGCTCGGCTGA
- a CDS encoding HpcH/HpaI aldolase/citrate lyase family protein, with product MTTVNRLRPRRSCLAVPGSNPRFLEKAQGLPADQVFLDLEDACAPLVKESARHNIVDALNNGDWGGKTKVVRVNDWTTHWTYRDVITVVEGAGPNLDCIMLPKVQDAEQVKALDLLLTQIEKTMGFEVGKIGIEAQIENAKGLINVDAIAEASPRLETIIFGPADFMASINMKSLVVGEQPPGYNADAYHYILMRILMAARANDLQAIDGPYLQIRNPEGYREVAGRSAALGFDGKWVLHPDQVAIANEVYSPSQEDYDHAELILDAYDYCTSEAGGAKGSAMLGDEMIDEASRKMALVIAGKGRAAGMERTTKFEIPES from the coding sequence ATGACCACTGTCAACCGCCTGCGCCCGCGCCGCTCCTGCCTCGCCGTACCGGGCAGCAACCCGCGCTTCCTGGAGAAGGCCCAGGGCCTCCCGGCCGACCAGGTCTTCCTCGACCTGGAGGACGCCTGCGCCCCCCTCGTCAAGGAGAGCGCCCGCCACAACATCGTCGACGCGCTGAACAACGGCGACTGGGGCGGCAAGACCAAGGTCGTCCGGGTCAACGACTGGACCACCCACTGGACCTACCGCGACGTGATCACCGTGGTCGAGGGCGCCGGCCCCAACCTCGACTGCATCATGCTGCCCAAGGTCCAGGACGCCGAGCAGGTCAAGGCGCTCGACCTGCTGCTCACCCAGATCGAGAAGACCATGGGCTTCGAGGTCGGCAAGATCGGCATCGAGGCGCAGATCGAGAACGCCAAGGGCCTGATCAACGTCGACGCCATCGCCGAGGCCTCGCCCCGGCTGGAGACCATCATCTTCGGCCCCGCCGACTTCATGGCCTCCATCAACATGAAGTCCCTGGTGGTCGGCGAGCAGCCGCCCGGCTACAACGCCGACGCCTACCACTACATCCTGATGCGCATCCTGATGGCCGCCCGCGCCAACGACCTGCAGGCGATCGACGGCCCGTACCTGCAGATCCGCAACCCCGAGGGCTACCGCGAGGTGGCCGGCCGCTCCGCCGCCCTCGGCTTCGACGGCAAGTGGGTGCTCCACCCGGACCAGGTCGCCATCGCCAACGAGGTCTACTCGCCCTCGCAGGAGGACTACGACCACGCCGAGCTGATCCTCGACGCCTACGACTACTGCACCTCCGAGGCGGGCGGCGCCAAGGGCTCCGCGATGCTCGGCGACGAGATGATCGACGAGGCCAGCCGCAAGATGGCCCTGGTCATCGCCGGCAAGGGCCGGGCCGCCGGCATGGAGCGCACCACCAAGTTCGAGATCCCGGAAAGCTGA
- the ccrA gene encoding crotonyl-CoA carboxylase/reductase — protein sequence MQEILDAILSADSTSADFAAIKLPESYRAVTLHKDEEQMFAGLDSRDKDPRKSLHLDEVALPELGPGEALVAVMASSVNYNTVWSSIFEPVSTFGFLERYGRLSPLTKRHDLPYHVLGSDLAGVVLRTGPGVNSWKPGHEVVAHCLSVELESPDGHNDTMMDPEQRIWGFETNFGGLAQIALVKTNQLLPKPKHLTWEEAASPGLVNSTAYRQLVSRNGAGMKQGDNVLIWGASGGLGSYATQYALAGGATPICVVSNDQKAEICRAMGAEAIIDRSAEGYKFWKDENNQDPREWKRLGSKIREFTGGEDVDIVFEHPGRETFGASVYVTRKGGTIVTCASTSGYMHQYDNRYLWMSLKRIVGSHFANYREAFEANRLIAKGKIHPTLSKVYSLEETGQAALDVHHNKHQGKVGVLCLAPEEGLGVRDAEFRARHIDAINRFRNV from the coding sequence ATGCAGGAAATCCTCGACGCGATCCTCAGCGCCGACAGCACGTCGGCGGACTTCGCAGCCATCAAGCTCCCCGAGTCCTACCGGGCGGTCACGCTCCACAAGGACGAGGAGCAGATGTTCGCGGGCCTCGACAGCCGCGACAAGGACCCCCGCAAGTCCCTTCACCTCGACGAGGTCGCCCTCCCCGAGCTGGGCCCCGGCGAGGCCCTGGTCGCCGTCATGGCCAGCTCGGTGAACTACAACACCGTGTGGAGCTCGATCTTCGAGCCGGTCTCCACCTTCGGCTTCCTGGAGCGCTACGGCCGGCTGTCGCCGCTCACCAAGCGCCACGACCTGCCGTACCACGTGCTCGGTTCCGACCTCGCGGGCGTGGTGCTGCGCACCGGCCCCGGCGTGAACTCCTGGAAGCCGGGCCACGAGGTCGTCGCGCACTGCCTCTCGGTCGAGCTGGAGTCCCCGGACGGCCACAACGACACGATGATGGACCCGGAGCAGCGCATCTGGGGCTTCGAGACCAACTTCGGCGGCCTGGCCCAGATCGCGCTGGTGAAGACCAACCAGCTGCTGCCCAAGCCCAAGCACCTCACCTGGGAGGAGGCCGCCTCCCCCGGCCTGGTCAACTCCACCGCCTACCGCCAGCTGGTCTCGCGCAACGGCGCCGGCATGAAGCAGGGGGACAACGTGCTGATCTGGGGCGCCAGCGGCGGCCTCGGCTCGTACGCCACCCAGTACGCGCTGGCCGGCGGCGCCACCCCGATCTGCGTGGTCTCCAACGACCAGAAGGCCGAGATCTGCCGCGCCATGGGCGCCGAGGCGATCATCGACCGCTCCGCCGAGGGCTACAAGTTCTGGAAGGACGAGAACAACCAGGACCCGCGGGAGTGGAAGCGCCTGGGCTCGAAGATCCGCGAGTTCACCGGCGGCGAGGACGTGGACATCGTCTTCGAGCACCCGGGCCGGGAGACCTTCGGCGCCTCGGTGTACGTCACCCGCAAGGGCGGCACCATCGTCACCTGCGCCTCCACCTCCGGCTACATGCACCAGTACGACAACCGCTACCTGTGGATGTCGCTCAAGCGCATCGTCGGCTCGCACTTCGCCAACTACCGCGAGGCCTTCGAGGCCAACCGCCTGATCGCCAAGGGCAAGATCCACCCGACCCTGTCCAAGGTCTACTCCCTGGAGGAGACCGGCCAGGCCGCCCTCGACGTGCACCACAACAAGCACCAGGGCAAGGTCGGCGTGCTCTGCCTGGCCCCCGAGGAGGGCCTGGGCGTGCGCGACGCCGAGTTCCGCGCCCGGCACATCGACGCCATCAATCGCTTCCGGAACGTCTGA